The genomic window ttctctcctgggtgtcttctcatgtgtcttttcaaatgctgactttgtaaaaaacttttacaacatactgaacatgtaaaaggtttttctccagtgtgtgttctcacgtgttcTTTCAAATAGTGCCGTTGCgcaaaggtttttctccagtgtgtattctcatgtgttttttgaaattttcccttcgagtaaaatctttaccgcagattgaacatgaaaaaggtttttctccagtgtgtgttctcatgtgtactttcaaatgtggcctctgagtaaaatctttaccacagatagaacatgaaaaaggtttttttccagtgtgtgttgtcatgtgtactttcaaatgtggcctctgagtaaaatctttaccacagatagaacatgaaaaaggtttttctccagtgtgtgttctcatgtgtacttttaaatctggcctctgagtaaaatgtttaccgcagtttgaacatgaaaaaggtttttctccagtgtgtgttctcatgtgtcttttcaatttactaggatatttaaaagttttgtgacagtgagaacatgtgaagcgagtgttgtcagtgtgacatgtcttatcatctttagagtcttcatcatcagtgtcaggagagtgtgacgttgtgtcctcactatctgatagtggagctaagagcttgtctgcttgtgatcctccacagtggtctccatcagcttctgttgtcatgtgttgtgttgagctgctgcttggaggctccccccctcccctctcctcactttcacctttcacctcatcatcttcactcttcacagggacaccagtcactgggaactcctccaaccatttaggctgactgatgccctcttcctcctcttcctctttaatgtgagggctcagtggatccaccgcttcctttttaaaatggggtgtcagtgggtccccctcttcctctttaaaatgggttattagtggcttctcctcttcctttttaaaattgggggtcaatgagtcctcctcttcctctttgatgtgagtggtcagtgggtcatcctcttccgctttaaaatgggggatcagtgggtgtttcttttcctttttaatgtgggagggctgtggctccatcctgaagctccacttctgttgctcagggagaagatgttcttcacagacgtctgcaggccacaagaagacaaacacgttttagaaacatccatctgtgctcagtcacacaatgcattcagtacttttacatgcacttaggaaaaacaagttatcgtatgaactgtcttgaaatgtcagtgacgcacaaacaagctgctctttacaacattattcacaggaaaggaAAAACAAACCAGCACAACAGGACTTTCTACAATGGATAGACGGttgatggtttaaaattgattctgtcatatattatttcttatagaattattaatagaaccgttttaaaacaggctacacaggctcctaatttagttgatgaaatatgcagtaaaatatttcatcatttccagtattattttctcaaataaagcaaccagatattaacagtaaataaacaagtacattaataataattgtttcgccaaattaatacaattagaaatgacacaatatgttactgcatatgtcagctgccaaattaggagcttttgtaacccattttgaaattcttctattagcaatcatataccaaatgatatatcgtgacatatattgttattaagatatagattttaagtcatatggcccataccaaacattgtttcgccgagtcattttgtttggcccaccaaatatatttatttttatattctttagatgtgtgtgtatgtttaaaatgtggtactactgttctacatcacgtggaagtgtacatttaaaccaatgtgggtggcactgggagcaggtgggtaaagtgtccttcccaaggacacaatggctcagatggcagaagctgggattgaacctggaaccctcaagttgctggcatggccgctctaccaaccgagctatactgccaggccaccttaacaacatcaacacattacccaccgcctaaactaaagtcttaaaaaaaccaaaacatttttggttttttttt from Nerophis ophidion isolate RoL-2023_Sa unplaced genomic scaffold, RoL_Noph_v1.0 HiC_scaffold_35, whole genome shotgun sequence includes these protein-coding regions:
- the LOC133546643 gene encoding zinc finger protein 25-like — its product is MEPQPSHIKKEKKHPLIPHFKAEEDDPLTTHIKEEEEDSLTPNFKKEEEKPLITHFKEEEGDPLTPHFKKEAVDPLSPHIKEEEEEEGISQPKWLEEFPVTGVPVKSEDDEVKGESEERGGGEPPSSSSTQHMTTEADGDHCGGSQADKLLAPLSDSEDTTSHSPDTDDEDSKDDKTCHTDNTRFTCSHCHKTFKYPSKLKRHMRTHTGEKPFSCSNCGKHFTQRPDLKVHMRTHTGEKPFSCSICGKDFTQRPHLKVHMTTHTGKKPFSCSICGKDFTQRPHLKVHMRTHTGEKPFSCSICGKDFTRRENFKKHMRIHTGEKPLRNGTI